The proteins below come from a single Octopus sinensis linkage group LG10, ASM634580v1, whole genome shotgun sequence genomic window:
- the LOC115216210 gene encoding zinc finger protein 845-like, translating into MEDVNHTTVSTSVDTVIQINSDEKPLRSATFTKQRTLCRNTPEYRLEICKKVFSSEHETFTHNEIHNREKPYHCEICGKSFLYNSNLTSHKRVHSGEKPFHCGTCGRSFVQNSNLTTHKRIHTGERPYSCEICGKSFANNSDLTRHKKIHTGEKPYNCEICRKSFTTNSKLTAHVRIHTGEKLHRCEICGKFFAKNSNLVIHKRRHTGEKPYNCETCAKSFITNDLLKTHRRIHTGENPFSCEICGKSFTVKSSLVLHKRLHTGEKPYRCEVCGKSFVTNSKLTLHIRCHTGEQPYRCEICGRSFISNSKLTVHTRSHTGEQLQCCETCGKSFISSSDLTRHKRIHTGEKPYYCEICRKFFVSSSYLATHRRIHTGEKPFGCEICGKSFVTNGLLKTHRVTHTGDKAYHCEICGKTFISNGLLQIHKRTHTGEKPFHCGMCVKSFSTNGQLTTHKRMHSGEKPYQCEICGKSFVNKSNLVIHIRSHTGEKPFRCEICEKSFVSNGYLKTHKKIHTRAEPFNCEM; encoded by the coding sequence ATGGAAGATGTTAATCACACAACTGTTTCTACCAGTGTAGATACAGTTATACAGATAAACAGCGATGAAAAACCTTTACGTAGTGCAACATTTACTAAACAGAGAACATTATGCAGAAATACTCCTGAATATCGCCTTGAGATTTGTAAAAAAGTGTTCTCTTCAGAACATGAAACCTTTACTCACAACGAAATTCATAACAGAgaaaaaccttatcactgtgaaatatgtggaaaatcttTTCTATATAACAGTAATTTAACCAGTCACAAAAGGGTACACTCTGGAGAGAAACCTTTCCACTGTGGGACATGCGGGAGATCCTTTGTCCAGAATAGTAATTTAACAACTCACAAACGAATACATACTGGCGAAAGACCTTATTCctgtgaaatatgtggaaaatcttTTGCTAATAATAGTGATTTAACCCGGCACAAAAAAATACACACGGGGGAAAAACCTTATAATTGTGAAATATGCAGAAAATCATTTACCACTAACAGTAAGTTAACAGCACACGTACGAATACACACGGGAGAAAAACTACACCGTTGTGAAATATGTGGGAAGTTTTTTGCTAAGAATTCGAATCTTGTTATCCATAAACGTAGACACACCGGAGAAAAGCCTTACAACTGTGAAACGTGTGCGAAATCGTTCATTACTAACGATCTTTTAAAAACACACAGAAGGATTCACACGGGAGAAAATCCGTTTAGCTGTGAAATATGCGGGAAATCATTTACTGTTAAATCTAGTCTTGTGCTTCACAAAAGATTACACACGGGAGAAAAACCGTACCGCTGTGAAGTGTGtgggaaatctttcgtcacgaATTCCAAGCTTACATTGCACATACGCTGTCACACGGGAGAACAGCCGTATCGCTGTGAAATATGCGGGAGATCTTTTATCTCGAATTCTAAGCTTACAGTTCACACTCGTAGTCACACCGGGGAACAACTACAGTGCTGTGAAACCTGTGGGAAATCTTTTATCAGCAGTAGCGATTTAACAAGACACAAACGAATACACACGGGTGAAAAGCCATATTATTGTGAAATATGTAGGAAATTTTTTGTCTCTAGTAGTTATTTAGCAACTCACAGAAgaattcatacgggagagaaacctttTGGGTGTGAAATATGTGGGAAATCCTTTGTGACAAATGGTCTCCTAAAAACACACAGAGTAACACACACTGGGGACAAAGCATATCATTGTGAGATATGTGGGAAAACTTTTATATCGAATGGTCTCTTGCAAATACATAAACGAACACATACTGGGGAGAAACCGTTCCACTGTGGGATGTGTGTGAAATCGTTTAGTACCAATGGTCAGTTGACAACACATAAAAGAATGCActcaggagaaaaaccataccaGTGTGAAATATGTGGAAAGTCTTTTGTTAATAAATCAAATCTTGTTATCCACATACGTagtcatactggagaaaaaccattccGTTGTGAAATATGTGAGAAATCATTTGTTTCTAATGGTtacttaaaaacacacaaaaaaatacatactaGAGCGGAACCTTTTAACTGTGAAATGTGA